A stretch of the Roseomonas gilardii genome encodes the following:
- a CDS encoding Ldh family oxidoreductase, whose amino-acid sequence MQQQAPSQLSEAELMALATEALVGLGLSRRDAADAGRVLVLAEMFGVATHGVGRIESYGERLKIGGINPRPDIVLEHVAPAIVRVDGDNGVGPLVGMRALEAAMDAAATGGVGLALARGSNHFGPVSPYSHIAAEAGFASLIGSNATTTIAPWGGSEARLGNSPCGFGFPNPGGEPIILDMAISVAARAKIRNAAKAGQPIPDTWATDRAGKPTTDPNEALNGFLLPIGGHKGYGLALVVDLLAGLLSGAAYLTHVKSWVESPESPQNLGHYFLLIDTKRLGTANWLSERMNDFVGILHSTPPADPNAPVLVPGEIENRNLMRARRDGIRVDPSLLAKLKALSARVAIA is encoded by the coding sequence ATGCAGCAACAAGCACCAAGCCAGCTTTCCGAAGCCGAACTCATGGCTCTTGCGACCGAGGCGCTGGTGGGCCTGGGCCTTTCGCGCAGGGATGCCGCTGATGCCGGACGCGTGCTGGTGCTCGCCGAAATGTTCGGCGTGGCCACGCATGGTGTGGGCCGGATCGAATCCTATGGCGAGCGGCTCAAGATCGGCGGCATCAATCCACGACCCGACATCGTTCTGGAACATGTGGCTCCGGCGATCGTCAGGGTCGATGGCGATAACGGTGTGGGACCGCTGGTCGGAATGCGTGCCCTGGAGGCTGCGATGGATGCTGCCGCCACGGGCGGGGTAGGCCTGGCGCTTGCCCGTGGCAGCAACCACTTCGGTCCCGTCTCGCCCTATAGCCACATCGCGGCCGAGGCAGGTTTCGCGAGCCTGATCGGCAGCAACGCCACCACCACCATCGCCCCCTGGGGTGGCAGCGAGGCACGTCTGGGCAACAGCCCCTGCGGCTTCGGCTTTCCCAACCCTGGTGGCGAGCCGATCATTCTCGACATGGCGATCAGCGTCGCGGCGCGCGCGAAGATCCGCAATGCCGCCAAGGCTGGCCAGCCGATCCCGGACACATGGGCAACCGACCGGGCGGGCAAACCCACCACGGATCCGAACGAAGCGCTGAACGGCTTTCTGCTGCCCATTGGCGGCCATAAAGGCTATGGCTTGGCGCTGGTGGTCGACCTGCTCGCTGGCCTGCTGTCCGGTGCCGCCTATCTCACGCATGTCAAGTCGTGGGTCGAATCTCCCGAATCTCCCCAGAACCTGGGGCACTACTTCCTGCTGATCGACACGAAGCGCCTCGGCACCGCGAACTGGCTGTCCGAGCGGATGAACGATTTTGTCGGCATCCTGCATTCCACACCGCCTGCTGATCCGAATGCGCCGGTGCTGGTGCCGGGCGAGATCGAGAACCGCAATCTCATGCGGGCACGGCGGGATGGCATCCGGGTTGATCCATCGCTCCTGGCCAAGCTCAAAGCCCTGTCTGCTCGCGTTGCCATCGCCTGA
- a CDS encoding Y-family DNA polymerase, which translates to MLAVRLPLLAVERLRRNDPALRGRPLATWHLQGSRRLLACVDAPTLFPGQTLADAQAMRPDLVLCPADPVGEAWLLERLGWWSLRFTPIVALDAPDGLVLDVTGGTDLFGGEAALLAEVAACFRRVGYTTQLALAGTADAAAALLRAGQHGCVVPPGEDLAALRSVPVAALRLAGDLASDLARVGLRTVGDLLHQPRAPLARRFGRTLLDALDFATGARARPLQLIQPPLDFSAARPFLEPIVTRPAIDRAVHALLDDLCDTLAESGCGARRLSLLAFRVDGEVQEVAVGVGLASRDPAHLRRLFVEPLGRLEPDLGFDRFVLRATETNPLEGRQLAAALGSADADRGQEPVLSELLDRLGQRLTLWRPSPTGSHWPELAVVPVDPFVPAMEAPEGWGERRRPVRLLDRPRELTVIAEVPDGPPAQLRLDGRVHRVRHAAGPERLEPEWWGEKHDRPRRDYFRVLTETGDRLWVCRLGVDRPTAPARWFLHGHLA; encoded by the coding sequence TTGCTAGCCGTGCGCCTGCCGCTGCTCGCGGTGGAGCGGCTGCGGCGCAACGACCCTGCGCTGCGCGGCCGTCCGCTGGCGACCTGGCACCTGCAAGGCAGCCGACGCCTGCTCGCCTGCGTCGATGCACCGACCCTGTTTCCGGGCCAGACCCTGGCCGACGCCCAGGCCATGCGGCCAGACCTCGTGCTGTGCCCGGCCGATCCCGTGGGCGAGGCCTGGCTGCTGGAGCGGCTGGGCTGGTGGTCGCTGCGCTTCACGCCGATCGTGGCGCTCGATGCCCCCGATGGGCTGGTCCTCGACGTCACCGGCGGTACGGACCTGTTCGGTGGCGAGGCGGCTCTGCTCGCCGAGGTCGCGGCCTGCTTCCGGCGGGTGGGCTACACCACGCAGCTTGCCCTGGCCGGCACTGCCGACGCTGCGGCTGCCCTGCTGCGGGCGGGCCAGCACGGCTGCGTGGTGCCGCCAGGCGAGGATCTCGCCGCGCTGCGCTCCGTGCCGGTGGCGGCACTGCGGCTGGCGGGGGATCTGGCAAGCGACCTCGCGCGGGTGGGGCTGCGCACGGTCGGTGACCTGCTACACCAGCCACGGGCGCCGCTGGCCCGGCGCTTCGGGCGGACGCTGCTCGATGCCCTGGACTTCGCCACCGGTGCCAGGGCCCGGCCGCTGCAGCTGATCCAGCCCCCACTGGACTTCTCCGCCGCGCGGCCCTTCCTGGAGCCCATCGTCACCCGCCCGGCGATCGACCGCGCCGTGCATGCGCTGCTGGACGACCTCTGCGATACGCTGGCGGAGTCAGGCTGCGGGGCCCGCCGCCTGAGCCTGCTGGCCTTCCGCGTCGACGGCGAGGTGCAGGAGGTGGCGGTCGGCGTGGGCCTGGCCAGCCGTGACCCGGCCCATCTGCGCCGCCTCTTCGTCGAGCCCCTGGGGCGGTTGGAGCCCGACCTGGGCTTCGACCGCTTCGTGCTGCGCGCCACGGAAACCAACCCGCTCGAGGGACGGCAGCTGGCGGCCGCCCTGGGCAGCGCGGATGCGGACCGCGGCCAGGAGCCAGTGCTCTCGGAGCTGCTCGACCGGCTGGGCCAGCGCCTGACGCTTTGGCGTCCCAGCCCTACCGGCAGCCACTGGCCGGAGCTGGCCGTGGTCCCGGTCGATCCCTTCGTGCCCGCCATGGAGGCGCCCGAGGGCTGGGGCGAGCGGCGGCGGCCGGTGCGGCTGCTCGATCGGCCACGCGAGCTGACGGTGATCGCCGAGGTTCCGGACGGCCCGCCGGCGCAGTTGCGCCTGGACGGGCGCGTGCACCGGGTGCGGCACGCGGCAGGGCCGGAGCGGCTGGAGCCGGAATGGTGGGGCGAGAAGCACGACCGCCCGCGCCGGGACTACTTCCGGGTGCTGACCGAGACGGGTGACCGGCTCTGGGTCTGCCGCCTCGGGGTCGACCGGCCCACGGCACCGGCGCGCTGGTTCCTGCATGGCCACCTGGCGTGA
- a CDS encoding MFS transporter, protein MSMSEAAIQRPGSVSPPISAEALKRSAFRKVIWRMLPILTLAYAFNFLDRTNIGFAALQMNRDIGLTATQFGWGAGILFVGYCGFEVPSNMLLYRYGARLWISRIMISWGLLSCAMSFVSGPISFYLLRFVLGVAEAGFFPGIAYFLSAWFPAEYRARILSWFLVAIPVSSLIGGPLSGFLLEMDGALGLAGWQWLFVVEGAPAAIIGIVLLFVLTDRPQDAHWLTPDERQAIITSIESEKRDRAVSRLGVALRDIRVWMCTVVYLGFTVGSYGIQIWLPLILKGQDLTNMQVGWVSALPYLAASIGMILWARSADRSGRKIVNLTACCLLGALGFLLAISTGRFDLSLLGLAAALVGVTSARAIFWSIPTRFLTGIAAAGGIAFINTVGTTGGFFGPTIVGWLKDATGSFEAGLLAMAGFLAVSTLFAFLLRLVIREE, encoded by the coding sequence ATGTCCATGAGCGAAGCAGCCATCCAGCGTCCGGGTTCTGTCAGCCCGCCCATCAGTGCCGAAGCGCTGAAACGGTCCGCATTCCGCAAAGTCATCTGGCGCATGCTGCCGATCCTGACTTTGGCCTACGCCTTCAACTTTCTCGACCGCACCAACATCGGCTTCGCGGCTTTGCAGATGAACCGCGACATAGGCCTGACGGCGACCCAGTTCGGCTGGGGGGCTGGCATCCTCTTCGTCGGCTATTGCGGCTTCGAGGTGCCCAGCAACATGCTGCTCTACCGGTACGGCGCCAGGCTGTGGATCTCCCGGATCATGATATCCTGGGGCCTGCTGTCCTGTGCCATGAGCTTTGTCTCGGGGCCGATCAGTTTCTACCTGCTGCGTTTCGTGCTGGGTGTGGCCGAGGCAGGCTTCTTTCCGGGTATCGCCTATTTCCTGTCCGCCTGGTTCCCGGCCGAGTATCGCGCCCGGATCCTCTCCTGGTTCCTGGTTGCCATTCCGGTGTCCTCCCTGATCGGCGGCCCACTCAGCGGCTTTCTACTGGAAATGGATGGGGCCCTGGGCCTGGCCGGCTGGCAGTGGCTCTTCGTGGTGGAGGGTGCGCCGGCCGCCATCATCGGCATTGTGCTCCTGTTTGTACTGACCGACCGTCCGCAGGACGCCCATTGGCTGACACCCGATGAGCGGCAAGCCATCATTACCAGCATCGAGAGCGAGAAGCGGGATCGCGCTGTCAGCCGGCTGGGCGTGGCGCTGCGCGACATCCGCGTCTGGATGTGCACGGTCGTCTACCTCGGTTTCACCGTCGGTTCCTATGGCATCCAGATCTGGCTGCCGCTCATCCTGAAGGGGCAGGATCTGACCAATATGCAGGTTGGCTGGGTCTCGGCATTGCCCTACCTCGCGGCGAGCATCGGGATGATCCTCTGGGCCCGCTCCGCCGACCGTTCCGGCCGCAAGATCGTCAATCTCACGGCCTGCTGCCTGCTGGGCGCCCTGGGCTTCCTGCTAGCCATCTCGACCGGCCGCTTCGATCTGTCGCTGCTGGGTCTGGCAGCCGCTCTGGTCGGTGTAACATCGGCCCGGGCAATCTTCTGGTCGATCCCCACCCGCTTCCTGACCGGGATCGCCGCAGCGGGCGGGATCGCCTTCATCAACACGGTCGGCACCACGGGGGGCTTCTTCGGTCCGACGATCGTCGGCTGGCTGAAGGACGCGACAGGCTCCTTCGAGGCAGGGCTCCTGGCCATGGCCGGGTTCCTCGCCGTGTCCACGCTGTTCGCCTTCCTGCTCCGGCTGGTGATCCGGGAGGAGTAG
- a CDS encoding error-prone DNA polymerase, which yields MSPAYAELGCRSNFTLLDGASHPQELVATAAALGHAGVGLCDANSLAGVVRGHVAAREVGLPFVVGCRLRLDDGAEYLAWPTDRTSYGRLTRLLSLGRMRSPKGECAITREEMLAHAPGWCLAAVSPLRPDLAFADRLQADARALRGVLALPLLCTATVRFDDIDEDRLETLAEMTAVTGTGLLATNDVRYHAPGRRPLADVLTAIRLGRPVDRLGQAAEPNAERHLKPPAEMARLFRDHPDALRSTLRVLDACQGFSLSQLRHEYPDEILEPGRTPQQTLAARVAAAAAARFPCGVPPDMQARLDHELALIGQLDYAPYFLTVDEVVRFARGRGILCQGRGSAANSSLCYVLGITAVDPSKHDLLFERFLSAERAEPPDIDVDFEHERREEVIQFLYQRYGRDRAAIVGTVIRFRGRSAIREVGKALGLSEDVTGRLAKASWGPGREQGLEEIAQAEGLDLADRRLRLALALAGEIQDFPRHLATHVGGFVISRGPLVEMAVIGNAAMEGRTVLEWDKDDVDALGLLKVDILALGMLSCLRRGFDLLRRHRLADLDLAGVPRDCEATYAMLRRADSLGVFQVESRAQMAMLPRLRPSRFYDLVVQVALVRPGPIQGDMVHPYLRRRWGDEAPVYPSPAPEHGDPDELEKVLGRTLGVPLFQEQAMRVAIVAAGFSPGEADQLRRAMATFKYTEGVSVYRDGLVGGMVRRGYDPELAERVFRQIEGFGSYGFPESHAASFAHLAYASAWLKCHHPGVFAAALLNSQPMGFYAPAQIVRDAQAHRVAVRPLCVNASDWDCTLEPERRSAEGLALRLGLRLAAGLAAEDGKRVAEARRAGNGSPFASVDEVVRRAGVPRRAIEALAAADGFAGMGLDRRSALWDARGVEGEVPPLLRLAAQAAAAGEPPLLPEALPALPAEADGQAVVLDYVSTGLSLRQHPLALLRPRLRALGCRTTRELDRLRGGTRIRLAGLVLMRQRPGTAKGIVFVTVEDEHGTANLVVYADIAARDRAALVGARLLLVEGRVEREAERAEVPVIHLICRRLEDRSELLRGLVEGGAAEGWSDGAIGRADEVRRPDPGSARPLPRLPGSRDFR from the coding sequence ATGTCCCCCGCCTATGCCGAACTCGGCTGCCGCTCGAACTTCACGTTGCTCGACGGCGCCTCGCACCCGCAGGAGCTGGTGGCCACGGCCGCGGCCCTTGGCCACGCCGGGGTGGGGCTCTGCGACGCCAACTCCCTCGCCGGGGTGGTGCGGGGGCACGTCGCGGCGCGCGAGGTCGGCCTGCCCTTCGTCGTGGGTTGCCGGCTGCGGCTGGACGACGGCGCCGAGTACCTGGCCTGGCCCACCGACCGGACGTCCTACGGCCGTCTGACGCGGCTGCTCTCGCTCGGCCGGATGCGCTCACCCAAGGGCGAATGCGCCATCACCCGCGAGGAGATGCTGGCCCACGCACCGGGCTGGTGCCTCGCCGCCGTGTCGCCCCTCCGCCCCGACCTCGCCTTCGCCGATCGGCTGCAGGCCGATGCCCGGGCGCTGCGCGGCGTGCTGGCCCTGCCGCTGCTCTGCACCGCCACGGTGCGCTTCGACGATATCGACGAGGACCGGCTGGAGACGCTGGCCGAGATGACGGCGGTGACCGGCACCGGCCTGCTCGCCACCAACGACGTGCGCTACCACGCTCCCGGGCGCCGTCCCCTCGCCGACGTGCTGACGGCGATTCGCCTCGGCCGCCCCGTCGACCGCCTCGGACAGGCCGCCGAGCCCAACGCCGAGCGGCACCTCAAGCCGCCCGCCGAGATGGCGCGGCTGTTCCGCGATCATCCGGACGCCCTGCGCAGCACCCTGCGCGTGCTCGACGCGTGCCAGGGCTTCTCCCTCTCCCAACTCCGGCACGAGTACCCCGACGAGATCCTTGAGCCCGGCCGCACGCCGCAGCAGACGCTGGCGGCCCGGGTGGCCGCGGCCGCGGCGGCGCGCTTTCCGTGCGGCGTGCCGCCCGATATGCAGGCGCGCCTCGACCACGAGCTCGCCCTGATCGGGCAGCTGGACTACGCGCCCTACTTCCTGACCGTGGACGAGGTGGTGCGCTTTGCCCGGGGGCGCGGCATCCTCTGCCAGGGGCGCGGCTCGGCCGCCAACTCCAGCCTCTGCTACGTGCTGGGCATCACCGCGGTTGATCCCTCCAAGCACGACCTGCTGTTCGAGCGCTTCCTCTCGGCCGAGCGGGCCGAGCCGCCCGACATCGACGTCGACTTCGAGCATGAGCGGCGCGAGGAGGTGATCCAGTTCCTCTACCAGCGCTACGGGCGCGACCGTGCCGCCATCGTCGGCACGGTGATCCGCTTTCGCGGCCGCTCGGCGATCCGCGAGGTCGGCAAGGCGCTGGGCCTGTCCGAGGACGTCACCGGCCGGCTGGCCAAGGCCAGTTGGGGGCCGGGGCGGGAGCAGGGGCTGGAGGAGATCGCCCAGGCCGAGGGGCTGGACCTCGCCGACCGCCGGCTGCGCCTCGCCCTGGCGCTGGCCGGGGAGATCCAGGACTTTCCCCGCCACCTCGCCACCCATGTCGGCGGCTTCGTCATCTCGCGCGGCCCCCTGGTGGAGATGGCCGTCATCGGCAACGCCGCCATGGAGGGGCGGACCGTCCTCGAATGGGACAAGGACGACGTCGACGCGCTGGGCCTGCTGAAGGTCGATATCCTCGCGCTGGGGATGTTGTCCTGCCTGCGGCGCGGCTTCGACTTGCTGCGCCGGCACCGCCTCGCCGACCTCGACCTGGCCGGCGTGCCGCGGGACTGCGAGGCGACCTACGCCATGCTGCGCCGGGCGGACTCCCTGGGCGTGTTCCAGGTGGAGAGCCGGGCGCAGATGGCCATGCTGCCGCGGCTGCGGCCGAGCCGCTTCTACGACCTGGTGGTACAGGTGGCCCTGGTCCGGCCCGGGCCGATCCAGGGCGACATGGTGCATCCCTACCTGCGTCGCCGCTGGGGTGACGAGGCCCCGGTCTACCCGTCGCCAGCCCCGGAGCACGGCGATCCGGACGAGCTGGAGAAGGTGCTTGGCCGCACCCTGGGCGTGCCACTGTTCCAGGAGCAGGCCATGCGGGTCGCCATCGTGGCGGCCGGCTTCTCCCCCGGCGAGGCCGACCAGCTCCGCCGTGCCATGGCGACTTTCAAGTACACCGAGGGCGTGTCGGTGTACCGGGACGGGCTGGTCGGCGGCATGGTCCGCCGTGGCTACGACCCCGAGCTCGCCGAACGGGTGTTCCGCCAGATTGAGGGTTTCGGCAGCTACGGCTTTCCCGAGAGCCATGCCGCCTCCTTCGCGCATCTGGCCTATGCCTCGGCCTGGCTGAAGTGTCATCACCCCGGGGTGTTCGCTGCGGCGCTGCTGAACAGCCAGCCGATGGGCTTCTACGCGCCGGCGCAGATCGTGCGCGATGCCCAGGCGCACCGGGTGGCGGTGCGCCCGCTCTGCGTCAACGCCTCGGATTGGGACTGCACCCTGGAGCCGGAGCGGCGCAGCGCCGAGGGTCTGGCGCTGCGGCTGGGCCTGCGGCTGGCCGCGGGGCTGGCGGCCGAGGACGGCAAGCGCGTGGCCGAGGCAAGGCGTGCGGGCAACGGCAGCCCCTTCGCCTCGGTCGATGAGGTGGTACGCCGGGCGGGCGTCCCCCGGCGGGCGATCGAGGCGTTGGCCGCAGCGGATGGCTTCGCGGGCATGGGCCTGGATCGCCGCTCCGCCCTTTGGGACGCCCGTGGGGTGGAGGGGGAGGTGCCGCCGCTGCTCCGCCTCGCCGCCCAGGCCGCGGCGGCCGGCGAGCCGCCGCTGCTGCCCGAAGCCCTGCCGGCGTTGCCGGCCGAGGCCGATGGGCAGGCGGTGGTGCTGGACTATGTCTCGACTGGCCTGAGCCTGCGGCAGCATCCGCTCGCCCTGCTGCGACCGCGGCTGCGGGCGCTGGGCTGCCGGACGACGCGGGAGCTGGACCGCTTGCGCGGCGGCACCCGGATCCGGCTCGCGGGGCTGGTGCTGATGCGCCAGCGCCCCGGCACAGCCAAGGGCATCGTCTTCGTCACGGTGGAGGACGAACACGGCACGGCCAACCTCGTCGTCTACGCCGACATCGCCGCGCGCGACCGCGCCGCCCTGGTCGGGGCCCGGCTGCTGCTGGTGGAGGGACGGGTCGAGCGCG
- a CDS encoding LysR family transcriptional regulator produces the protein MDTHFLESFVVVVESSSMAEAARKLNMAPATLALRIRALEEELGFALVTRAGRATKPTPAGALLAQRAIGILRDLRDLKTLDEEGRPRGQIRLGVAQTAIATVLCDAYSGASRHLIPI, from the coding sequence ATGGATACGCATTTCCTGGAAAGCTTCGTGGTCGTCGTCGAGAGCAGTTCCATGGCGGAAGCGGCCCGGAAACTGAACATGGCTCCCGCTACGCTTGCCTTGCGGATCCGCGCTTTGGAGGAGGAGTTGGGCTTCGCCCTGGTGACCCGCGCCGGACGTGCCACAAAGCCGACGCCGGCTGGCGCCTTGCTCGCACAACGTGCCATCGGAATTTTGCGTGACCTGCGTGACCTGAAGACTTTGGACGAGGAAGGAAGGCCCAGGGGACAGATACGGCTGGGTGTGGCGCAGACGGCCATTGCTACAGTGCTGTGCGATGCGTATTCCGGAGCAAGTCGGCACCTGATTCCGATTTGA
- the istB gene encoding IS21-like element helper ATPase IstB has translation MLTHPTLDQLRQLGLAGMARAFEDLAAQAGGGELAPAEWLGLLLDREIADRHDRRLKARLRFAKLRHQASIEDIDWRTSRGLDRALFGKLALGGWIEARENLIIEGPTGVGKSWLACALGQKACRDNHSVLYQRVPRLFADLGLARGDGRHARLMRTLGAVKLLILDDWGLEPLGPEQARDLLELAEDRYGRGATLITSQVPVDRWHDLITGNPTLADAILDRLVHNAHRIHLRGDSLRRKLPSKPIEA, from the coding sequence ATGCTGACCCACCCCACCCTCGACCAACTGCGCCAGCTCGGCCTGGCTGGCATGGCCAGGGCCTTCGAGGATCTCGCCGCCCAGGCCGGGGGCGGCGAGCTGGCGCCGGCCGAATGGCTCGGCCTGCTGCTCGACCGTGAGATCGCCGACCGGCACGACCGCCGGCTCAAGGCCAGGCTGCGGTTCGCCAAGCTGCGCCACCAGGCCAGCATCGAGGACATCGACTGGCGGACCAGCCGTGGCCTCGACCGTGCCCTGTTCGGCAAGCTGGCCCTGGGCGGCTGGATCGAGGCGCGGGAGAACCTGATCATCGAAGGGCCGACCGGCGTGGGCAAGTCCTGGCTGGCCTGTGCCCTCGGCCAGAAGGCCTGCCGCGACAACCACTCCGTGCTCTACCAGCGCGTGCCACGGCTGTTCGCCGATCTCGGCCTGGCCCGCGGCGATGGCCGGCATGCCCGGCTGATGCGCACCCTGGGCGCGGTGAAGCTGCTGATCCTGGATGACTGGGGGCTCGAGCCGCTTGGCCCGGAGCAAGCGCGCGACCTGCTGGAACTCGCCGAGGACCGCTACGGCCGTGGCGCCACGCTGATCACCAGCCAGGTCCCGGTGGACCGCTGGCACGACCTGATCACCGGCAACCCAACGCTCGCCGATGCCATCCTCGATCGCCTCGTCCACAACGCCCACCGCATCCACCTGCGCGGCGACAGCCTGCGCCGGAAGCTGCCCTCCAAACCCATCGAGGCTTGA
- the istA gene encoding IS21 family transposase — protein sequence MRRVREILRLKYEACASDRAIGLAVGVARSTARLCLDRAAAAGLAWPLPATLTDGALEALLFAGGGAVAGQRRKAEPDWAVVHRELRRPGVTLMLLWDEYRASTPDGYQYSRWCELYRGWEGRLSPVMRQVHPAGERLFVDFAGQTIEVIDPAIGEIRAAQVFVAVLGASSYTYAEAVWTQGLPDWIGAHVRALEFLGGVPRQIVPDNLRAGVLRANWYEPGLNPTYVDLAAHYGTAILPARVRRPRDKAKVEAGVLVVERWILARLRHQRFASLPALNTAIAALLESLNTRPMRRLGISRRQLFEELDQPALAALPAEPFVYAEWRIRRVGLDYHVDVDGHYYSAPHRLLRQQVEARITARTVELFHKGERVAVHIRGGLRGRHTTLAEHMPQAHRRHAEWTIERIGREAAAIGPATAALVAIILESRPHPEQGFRACLGILRLLRTYGQERLEAACARGLEIGARSYGSIQSILQHGLDRQPASRRPRESDELPLLHPNIRGSGYYH from the coding sequence ATGCGACGAGTGCGAGAGATCCTGCGGCTGAAGTACGAGGCGTGCGCCTCCGACCGGGCGATCGGCCTTGCGGTGGGCGTGGCGCGCAGTACGGCGCGGCTGTGCCTGGACCGGGCAGCGGCGGCCGGCCTGGCCTGGCCGCTGCCGGCGACGCTGACGGACGGTGCGCTGGAGGCACTGCTGTTCGCGGGCGGCGGGGCGGTTGCCGGGCAACGGCGCAAGGCCGAGCCCGACTGGGCCGTGGTGCACCGGGAACTACGCCGGCCCGGCGTGACGCTGATGCTGTTGTGGGACGAGTACCGGGCCAGCACCCCGGATGGCTACCAGTACAGCCGTTGGTGCGAGCTCTACCGAGGCTGGGAGGGCCGTCTGTCGCCGGTGATGCGGCAGGTCCATCCGGCTGGCGAGCGGCTGTTCGTCGACTTTGCCGGGCAGACGATAGAGGTGATCGACCCGGCCATCGGCGAGATCCGCGCGGCGCAGGTGTTCGTCGCGGTGCTGGGGGCATCGAGCTACACCTATGCCGAGGCGGTGTGGACCCAAGGGCTGCCGGACTGGATCGGTGCCCATGTGCGGGCGCTGGAGTTCCTGGGCGGCGTGCCGCGGCAGATCGTGCCCGACAACCTGCGCGCGGGCGTGCTGCGGGCGAACTGGTATGAGCCCGGGCTGAACCCGACCTACGTCGACCTGGCGGCCCACTACGGCACGGCGATCCTGCCGGCGCGGGTCCGCAGGCCCCGCGACAAGGCCAAGGTCGAGGCCGGCGTGCTGGTGGTCGAGCGCTGGATCCTGGCCCGCCTCCGGCACCAGCGTTTCGCCTCGCTGCCGGCGCTGAACACGGCGATCGCCGCGTTGCTCGAGAGCCTGAACACGCGGCCGATGCGTCGCCTGGGCATCAGCCGTCGCCAGCTGTTCGAGGAGCTGGACCAGCCTGCGCTGGCGGCCCTGCCAGCCGAGCCGTTCGTCTATGCCGAATGGCGCATCCGCCGGGTCGGGCTCGACTATCATGTCGATGTTGACGGCCACTACTACTCGGCGCCGCACCGGCTGCTGCGCCAGCAGGTCGAGGCCCGCATCACCGCTCGGACGGTGGAGCTGTTCCACAAGGGCGAGCGGGTCGCGGTCCACATCCGCGGCGGGCTGCGCGGCCGGCACACCACGCTCGCCGAGCACATGCCGCAGGCGCACCGGCGTCATGCCGAGTGGACGATCGAGCGGATCGGCCGCGAAGCGGCCGCCATCGGCCCAGCCACGGCAGCGCTGGTGGCGATCATCCTCGAAAGCCGGCCACATCCGGAGCAGGGGTTCCGCGCCTGCCTCGGCATCCTGCGGCTGCTGCGGACCTATGGGCAGGAGCGGCTGGAGGCGGCCTGTGCCCGTGGCCTGGAGATCGGCGCCCGCTCCTACGGCTCCATCCAGTCGATCCTGCAGCACGGCCTCGACCGCCAGCCGGCGTCACGCCGGCCGCGGGAGAGCGACGAGCTGCCCCTGCTGCACCCCAACATCCGGGGCTCAGGCTACTACCATTGA
- a CDS encoding lactonase family protein, whose product MSITAGSLAIPATSFGQHPGRGMPGRVALYANVGANLFHYEVDVEAATLTKRGVITLPDSVQYAWPHRSGRFLYVATSSTAPGNGAAPGNSHHLVALRIDEGSGALSPHGAPVTLPTRPIHLSTDIPSRNILVSFNKPSALRIYQVNEDFTPGNEIKQTDPIDAGIYAHQARVTPDNGQAVLVTRGNEGTGQKAEEPGALKVFDYDDGRLSNEFSIAPDGGRNFGPRHVDFHPIKPWIYLSIETQNQVGLLRMRDGRIQPDILFRVSTLAQPGNIRARQAAGPIHVHPNGRFLYCANRAEQTEEVGGTQVFKGGENSIVVYDIDNPTGEPRPIQHVETHGIHPRTFHIDPSGHLLVAEHNLPVTVREGDRLKTVHAGLSVFRVGDDGRLSFVRKYDIDVKNQSMFWAGMVAL is encoded by the coding sequence TTGAGCATCACTGCTGGCAGCCTTGCTATCCCCGCCACCTCGTTCGGGCAGCATCCCGGCCGTGGGATGCCTGGCCGAGTGGCCCTCTATGCGAATGTGGGCGCGAACCTCTTTCACTATGAGGTCGATGTCGAAGCGGCCACCCTCACAAAGCGCGGTGTGATCACCTTGCCGGACAGCGTGCAGTATGCTTGGCCGCATCGCTCGGGCAGGTTCCTGTACGTCGCGACCAGCAGCACCGCTCCAGGCAATGGTGCCGCGCCCGGAAACTCGCATCATCTCGTGGCACTCCGGATCGACGAGGGGTCAGGCGCGCTGTCTCCGCATGGGGCACCCGTGACCTTGCCGACGCGGCCTATCCACCTGAGCACGGACATCCCATCGAGAAACATCCTGGTCTCCTTCAACAAGCCAAGTGCGCTACGGATCTACCAGGTGAACGAAGACTTCACGCCTGGAAATGAGATCAAGCAGACCGATCCGATCGATGCGGGCATCTACGCCCACCAGGCGCGGGTGACCCCGGACAATGGGCAGGCTGTTCTGGTCACGCGCGGCAATGAAGGAACCGGTCAGAAGGCAGAGGAGCCCGGCGCCCTTAAGGTATTCGACTACGATGACGGGCGACTCTCGAACGAATTCTCCATCGCTCCCGATGGCGGCCGGAACTTCGGACCGCGCCACGTCGACTTCCACCCGATCAAACCTTGGATCTATCTGTCGATCGAAACGCAGAACCAGGTCGGTCTCCTGCGCATGAGGGACGGGCGGATTCAGCCGGACATCCTGTTCCGTGTCAGCACGCTGGCGCAGCCCGGAAACATCCGTGCCCGTCAGGCTGCGGGTCCCATCCATGTGCACCCCAACGGCCGCTTTCTTTACTGCGCGAACCGCGCCGAACAGACGGAGGAGGTGGGCGGCACCCAGGTCTTCAAGGGTGGCGAGAACAGCATCGTCGTCTATGACATTGACAACCCGACCGGCGAGCCCCGACCCATCCAGCATGTGGAAACGCATGGGATCCACCCGCGCACCTTCCATATCGACCCGAGCGGTCACCTATTGGTTGCCGAGCACAATCTGCCCGTTACGGTGCGGGAGGGTGACCGGTTGAAGACGGTTCATGCCGGACTATCGGTATTCCGTGTTGGAGACGATGGGAGACTGAGCTTCGTCCGGAAGTATGACATCGACGTCAAAAACCAGAGCATGTTCTGGGCAGGCATGGTCGCGCTTTAG